A window of Tautonia plasticadhaerens contains these coding sequences:
- a CDS encoding YciI family protein — MNRYLISFPASAMSHVSEGELPSVSESSHDVIREAKAAGVYVFGGGIDETVPPVMVSAEGTVTPGTYPETSKFDGGFCVLKVQSREEAEAWAARLAAGCRCAQELRQFMFDPES; from the coding sequence ATGAATCGCTATCTCATCTCGTTCCCCGCGTCGGCGATGAGTCACGTCTCCGAGGGAGAACTTCCATCGGTGAGCGAATCGTCACATGACGTCATCCGGGAGGCGAAGGCGGCTGGCGTCTATGTGTTCGGCGGCGGCATCGACGAGACCGTTCCTCCGGTCATGGTCTCTGCGGAGGGCACTGTGACCCCGGGAACCTATCCTGAGACGAGCAAGTTCGATGGCGGGTTCTGCGTGCTCAAAGTTCAGTCGCGCGAAGAGGCTGAAGCTTGGGCGGCGAGGCTCGCCGCAGGGTGTCGGTGTGCTCAGGAACTGCGGCAGTTCATGTTCGATCCGGAATCTTGA
- the trhA gene encoding PAQR family membrane homeostasis protein TrhA translates to MSHPEHQRWRPWTRGEELANAVSHGLGLAAAAAVTPMLVLGAWQMGGPLAASAAAVFGGAMVLVYLASTLHHGVPRGRAKDVLEVVDKAAIYVLIAGTYTPFTLGVLRGTWGWMLMAAVWALAAYGVFRTVAGGTERPYQGTRLYLAMGWLVVLVIGPVMERMHPTGLSLIVAGGVAYTVGVAFYVANRMKYHHLIWHLCVIAGSACHVMAALWYAAA, encoded by the coding sequence ATGAGTCACCCGGAACATCAACGCTGGCGGCCCTGGACCCGGGGGGAGGAGCTGGCCAACGCCGTCAGCCACGGCCTGGGGCTGGCGGCGGCGGCGGCGGTCACCCCGATGTTGGTTCTCGGCGCCTGGCAGATGGGGGGGCCGCTGGCGGCGTCGGCGGCCGCCGTCTTCGGCGGGGCGATGGTGCTGGTCTACCTGGCCTCGACGCTGCACCACGGGGTGCCTCGGGGCCGGGCCAAGGACGTCCTGGAGGTGGTCGACAAGGCCGCCATCTACGTCCTGATCGCCGGGACGTACACCCCGTTCACGCTCGGGGTGCTGCGGGGGACGTGGGGCTGGATGCTGATGGCGGCCGTCTGGGCCCTGGCGGCCTACGGGGTATTCCGGACCGTCGCCGGCGGGACCGAGCGGCCGTACCAGGGGACGAGGCTCTACCTGGCGATGGGTTGGCTCGTGGTCCTGGTGATCGGCCCGGTGATGGAGCGGATGCATCCGACGGGGCTGTCGCTGATCGTCGCCGGCGGGGTGGCCTACACGGTGGGCGTGGCCTTCTATGTGGCCAACCGGATGAAGTACCACCACCTGATCTGGCACCTCTGCGTGATCGCGGGGTCGGCCTGCCACGTCATGGCGGCCCTCTGGTACGCGGCCGCCTGA
- a CDS encoding VOC family protein: MTVKRMDNVGIVVEDLDAAIAFFAELGLELEGRAPIEGDWADGVTGLRDMRVEIAMMRTPDGHSRLELSRFLAPPVVADHRGDPVNAHGYLRVMFTVEDIDDTLARLGKRGAELVGEVVRYGDTYRLCYIRGPEGILIGLAQELGQRAVR; encoded by the coding sequence ATGACGGTCAAGCGTATGGACAACGTCGGCATCGTGGTCGAAGACCTCGATGCCGCCATTGCGTTCTTCGCCGAACTCGGCCTCGAGCTCGAGGGGCGTGCCCCGATCGAGGGGGACTGGGCCGATGGCGTCACCGGATTACGCGACATGCGCGTCGAGATCGCCATGATGCGGACGCCGGACGGTCACAGCCGGCTGGAGCTGTCTCGATTCCTTGCGCCGCCGGTGGTCGCCGATCACCGCGGCGACCCGGTGAACGCGCACGGTTACCTCCGAGTCATGTTCACCGTGGAGGACATCGACGATACGCTCGCTCGGCTCGGCAAACGCGGCGCGGAGCTCGTCGGCGAAGTGGTCCGGTACGGGGACACGTATCGGCTCTGCTACATCCGGGGCCCCGAGGGAATCCTCATCGGGCTCGCCCAGGAGCTTGGGCAGCGGGCTGTCCGATGA
- a CDS encoding AbgT family transporter, translating to MSDEPEPQQSPPGATDPPPQVTGTDPESRRSAIDRALNLIERLGNALPDPAVLFLILMGVVWVASAALARVEFDEIHPVTDEPIRIENQLSGPVLAEFLATMVETFVGFHPLGVVLVALLGVGVAEHTGFINAGLKALLGVTARHLLTPMLILVAIVSHTAADAGYVLVIPLGGVIFHAAGRHPLAGIAAAFAGVSGGFSANFIPSGIDPLLQGLTQAGAQVIDPGRVVNPLCNWYFTSVSSALIIVLGWLLTDRVIEPRLAGTNVDGDLSDLRPMERLGTREWLGLASALASMIVSLALLAAVSLPEGSPMRSPQGGLTDSGALLMRSIVPLIFLLFLIPGVVYGYVAGTVQDHRDVIKGMSKSMSAMGYYIVLAFFASLFIKAFNDSNLGALLALKGADGLRALNLPPQVTIVGIIALTGAVNLLVGSASAKWALLSPIFVPMLMQLGLSPELTQAAYRVGDSTTNIITPLMPYFPLVVVYCQRYVKGTGIGTLVSLMLPYSVSFLVCWTVLLVAYWMIGLPLGLDAPYTYP from the coding sequence ATGAGTGACGAGCCCGAACCGCAGCAGTCCCCTCCAGGGGCCACCGACCCGCCGCCCCAGGTCACCGGGACCGACCCGGAGAGCCGGAGGTCGGCGATCGACCGGGCCCTGAACCTGATCGAGCGGCTGGGAAACGCCCTGCCGGATCCGGCGGTTCTGTTCCTGATCCTGATGGGGGTCGTCTGGGTGGCGTCGGCGGCGCTGGCCCGGGTCGAGTTCGACGAGATCCACCCGGTCACCGACGAGCCGATCCGGATCGAGAACCAGCTGTCGGGGCCGGTGCTGGCCGAGTTCCTGGCGACGATGGTCGAGACCTTCGTCGGCTTCCACCCGCTGGGGGTGGTGCTGGTGGCCCTGCTGGGGGTGGGGGTGGCCGAGCACACCGGGTTCATCAACGCGGGGCTGAAGGCCCTGCTGGGAGTCACCGCCCGGCACCTGCTGACGCCGATGCTCATCCTGGTGGCGATCGTCAGCCACACGGCCGCCGACGCCGGCTACGTGCTGGTGATCCCGCTCGGCGGGGTCATCTTCCACGCCGCGGGTCGGCACCCGCTGGCGGGGATCGCGGCGGCCTTCGCCGGCGTCTCGGGCGGCTTCAGCGCGAACTTCATCCCCTCGGGGATCGACCCGCTCTTGCAGGGGCTCACCCAGGCCGGGGCCCAGGTGATCGACCCGGGCCGGGTCGTCAACCCGCTCTGCAACTGGTACTTCACGTCCGTCTCGTCGGCCCTGATCATCGTGCTCGGCTGGCTGCTGACCGACCGCGTCATCGAGCCCCGGCTGGCGGGGACGAATGTCGATGGCGACCTCTCGGACCTCCGGCCGATGGAGCGACTGGGCACCCGGGAGTGGCTCGGCCTGGCCTCGGCGCTGGCCTCGATGATCGTCAGCCTCGCGCTGCTCGCCGCGGTAAGCCTGCCCGAGGGGTCGCCGATGCGGTCGCCCCAGGGCGGCCTGACCGACTCCGGCGCCCTGCTGATGCGGTCGATCGTGCCCTTGATCTTCCTGCTGTTCCTCATCCCCGGCGTGGTCTATGGCTACGTGGCCGGGACGGTGCAGGACCACCGGGACGTCATCAAGGGGATGAGCAAGTCCATGTCGGCGATGGGCTATTATATCGTCCTCGCCTTCTTCGCCTCGCTGTTCATCAAGGCCTTCAACGACTCGAACCTCGGCGCGCTGCTGGCCCTGAAGGGGGCCGACGGCCTGAGGGCGCTGAACCTGCCCCCCCAGGTGACGATCGTGGGGATCATCGCGTTGACCGGCGCGGTCAACCTGCTCGTCGGCTCGGCCTCGGCGAAGTGGGCGCTGCTCTCGCCGATCTTCGTGCCGATGCTGATGCAGTTGGGACTCTCCCCCGAGTTGACCCAGGCCGCCTACCGGGTGGGGGATTCGACGACCAACATCATCACCCCCCTGATGCCCTACTTCCCGCTGGTCGTCGTCTACTGCCAGCGTTACGTCAAGGGGACGGGGATCGGCACGCTCGTCTCGCTGATGCTGCCCTACTCGGTCTCCTTCCTCGTCTGCTGGACGGTCCTGCTGGTCGCCTACTGGATGATCGGCCTGCCGCTGGGGCTCGACGCCCCCTACACCTACCCCTGA
- the truB gene encoding tRNA pseudouridine(55) synthase TruB has translation MPAAESRPPCGLLNLDKPIGLTSRDVVNRVAYPLKKAKVKVGHAGTLDPLASGVLVVAVGPATRLIEQVQRRPKSYAATILLGATSDTLDADGAVTPVPDAPVPSADAVRSALASQVGEVEQMPPAYSALRVGGKRAYDLAREGRAVDLAPRRVRIDRVALVRYEWPHLEIEVDCGSGTYIRSIARDVGEALGCGGLIAALRRTRIGPFLVEDALPPDPDRLTAETIPGLLRPALDAVDDLPRLSLTPEQEALVRLGRPLGLASGVGPPAEPGEVALLGPDGLLVALAEADPGSGLYRPRRVLAG, from the coding sequence TTGCCCGCCGCCGAATCCCGCCCCCCCTGCGGCCTCCTGAATCTGGACAAGCCTATCGGGCTCACCTCCCGGGACGTGGTCAACCGCGTCGCCTACCCCTTGAAGAAGGCGAAGGTGAAGGTCGGCCACGCCGGCACGCTCGACCCGCTGGCCTCGGGGGTGCTGGTGGTGGCCGTCGGCCCGGCCACCCGACTCATCGAACAGGTCCAGCGCCGGCCGAAGTCCTACGCCGCCACGATCCTCCTGGGCGCCACCTCCGACACCCTCGACGCCGACGGCGCCGTCACCCCCGTCCCCGACGCCCCCGTTCCCTCAGCGGACGCCGTCCGGTCCGCCCTCGCCTCCCAGGTCGGCGAGGTCGAGCAGATGCCCCCGGCCTACTCGGCCCTCCGGGTCGGCGGCAAGCGGGCCTACGACCTCGCCCGGGAGGGGAGGGCGGTCGACCTCGCCCCCCGGCGGGTCCGGATCGATCGGGTGGCGCTCGTCCGTTACGAGTGGCCCCACCTGGAAATCGAGGTCGACTGCGGCTCCGGCACCTACATCCGCTCGATCGCCCGGGACGTCGGGGAGGCCCTCGGCTGCGGCGGCCTGATCGCCGCCCTCCGGCGGACCCGGATCGGCCCCTTCCTCGTCGAGGATGCCCTCCCCCCCGACCCCGACCGCCTCACCGCCGAGACCATCCCCGGGCTGCTCCGCCCCGCGCTCGACGCCGTCGACGACCTCCCCCGACTTTCCCTCACCCCCGAGCAGGAGGCCCTCGTCCGGCTCGGCCGGCCCCTGGGCCTCGCGTCGGGGGTCGGGCCGCCCGCCGAGCCCGGCGAGGTCGCCCTGCTCGGCCCCGATGGCCTCCTCGTCGCCCTGGCCGAGGCCGACCCCGGGTCGGGGCTCTACCGCCCGCGCCGGGTCCTCGCCGGCTGA
- a CDS encoding IS110 family RNA-guided transposase, with the protein MPATHDRDHSTASTPTLYLAFELGWTTWKLAFADAPARAPRQVTIPARDTDALRREIARARRRLGLPDDAPVRSVFEAGRDGFWLHRYLIHHGHENLVVDPASIEVNRRARRAKSDGLDVVKLLAMLQRHHGGERGLWAVVNVPAPEDEDRRAPQRELMALKAERTEHSNRIKGLLAHLGLAFVVDGRLPERLAALRQWDGRPVPEHTAARLLREFERWKLVDAQVRDRENAQRRAVRDDAAPHVEQVRRLMDLKGVGPVGAWLLVQEIFGWRRIKNRRELASLVGLVPTPYQSGSSHREQGISKAGNRRVRWMLVELAWMWLQYQPRSALSRWYHERFGSGNARARKVGIVALARKLLVAFWKYLEFGEAPEGAEMVPWRKKLNGRLPAGTG; encoded by the coding sequence ATGCCAGCGACCCACGACCGCGATCATAGCACGGCCTCCACCCCGACGCTCTACCTGGCCTTCGAGCTGGGCTGGACCACCTGGAAGCTCGCCTTCGCCGACGCACCGGCCCGCGCCCCGCGTCAGGTCACCATCCCGGCCCGCGACACCGACGCCCTCCGGCGTGAGATCGCCCGGGCCCGCCGACGCCTCGGCCTGCCCGACGACGCGCCGGTCCGCTCGGTCTTCGAGGCCGGCCGCGATGGCTTCTGGCTGCATCGCTACCTGATCCACCACGGCCACGAGAACCTCGTCGTCGACCCGGCCAGCATCGAGGTCAACCGCCGCGCCCGCCGCGCCAAGAGCGACGGCCTGGACGTCGTCAAGCTGCTGGCCATGCTCCAGCGGCACCACGGCGGCGAGCGCGGGCTGTGGGCCGTGGTGAACGTCCCCGCGCCCGAGGACGAGGACCGCCGCGCCCCGCAGCGCGAGCTGATGGCCCTGAAGGCCGAGCGGACCGAGCACTCCAACCGGATCAAGGGGCTGCTGGCCCACCTCGGCCTGGCGTTCGTCGTCGACGGCCGCCTGCCCGAGCGGCTGGCCGCCCTGCGGCAGTGGGACGGCCGCCCGGTGCCCGAGCACACGGCGGCGCGGCTGCTCCGCGAGTTCGAGCGATGGAAGCTCGTCGACGCCCAGGTCCGCGACCGCGAGAACGCCCAGCGGCGGGCCGTCCGCGACGACGCGGCGCCGCACGTCGAGCAGGTCCGCCGGCTGATGGACCTCAAGGGGGTCGGTCCGGTGGGGGCCTGGCTGCTGGTGCAGGAGATCTTCGGGTGGCGTCGGATCAAGAACCGCCGCGAGTTGGCCAGCCTGGTGGGCCTGGTGCCGACGCCGTACCAGAGCGGCTCGTCGCACCGCGAGCAGGGCATCAGCAAGGCGGGCAACCGGCGGGTGCGGTGGATGCTGGTGGAACTGGCCTGGATGTGGCTCCAGTACCAGCCGCGGAGCGCGCTGAGCCGGTGGTATCACGAGCGGTTCGGCTCGGGCAACGCGCGGGCGCGGAAGGTGGGGATCGTGGCCCTGGCGCGCAAGCTGTTGGTGGCGTTCTGGAAGTACCTGGAGTTCGGCGAGGCGCCGGAGGGGGCGGAGATGGTGCCCTGGAGGAAGAAGCTCAACGGCCGGCTGCCGGCGGGTACGGGCTGA
- a CDS encoding SMP-30/gluconolactonase/LRE family protein, whose product MTLTIRSAIAALTASALLSTAAPAAEDLTSGMDRGTPDLKSAGAMTFGPEGILFVGDTAGAAVFAIDTGDATSTAGGAIEAAKVNEAIAAALGTEPREILVNDLAVNPASGRAYLSVSRGRGPDAEPAIVRVDASGAVEVMDLADVPFAKAMLPNAPDPNAEERGRSLRAQAITDLVFADGRLFVAGLSNEEFSSRLLAIPVPFEADSNSASLEIYHGAHGRFETRSPIRTFVATQIQGEPYLMAAYTCTPLVKIPVADLKAGAHVKGTTVAELGNRNNPLDLVSYRKGGRDVLLVANSARGVMKVDAGPASSIEGITSPVEDTAGLEYETLGDLAGVVQLDRLDDTHALVLVQDDSGAQDLRTIELP is encoded by the coding sequence ATGACGCTGACGATCCGTTCCGCGATCGCGGCCCTGACCGCGTCCGCCCTGCTGTCGACGGCCGCCCCCGCGGCCGAGGACCTGACTTCCGGGATGGATCGGGGCACCCCCGACCTGAAGTCGGCCGGGGCGATGACCTTCGGCCCCGAGGGGATCCTGTTCGTCGGCGACACCGCCGGCGCCGCCGTCTTCGCCATCGACACCGGGGACGCCACCTCCACCGCCGGCGGCGCCATCGAGGCCGCCAAGGTCAACGAGGCGATCGCCGCCGCCCTCGGCACCGAGCCCCGGGAGATCCTCGTCAACGACCTGGCCGTCAACCCCGCCTCCGGCCGGGCCTACCTGTCGGTCTCCAGGGGGAGGGGCCCCGACGCCGAGCCGGCCATCGTCCGGGTCGACGCCTCGGGCGCCGTCGAGGTCATGGACCTGGCCGACGTGCCGTTCGCCAAGGCCATGCTCCCCAATGCCCCGGACCCCAACGCCGAGGAGCGCGGCCGCAGCCTCCGGGCCCAGGCGATCACCGACCTGGTCTTCGCCGACGGCCGCCTGTTCGTCGCCGGGCTCTCCAACGAGGAGTTCTCCTCCCGCCTGCTGGCCATCCCCGTCCCCTTCGAGGCCGACTCGAACTCGGCCAGCCTGGAGATCTACCACGGCGCCCACGGCCGATTCGAGACCCGCTCCCCGATCCGGACCTTCGTCGCCACCCAGATCCAGGGCGAGCCGTACCTGATGGCCGCCTACACCTGCACCCCGCTGGTGAAGATCCCCGTGGCCGACCTGAAGGCCGGCGCCCACGTCAAGGGGACCACCGTCGCCGAGCTGGGTAACCGCAACAACCCGCTCGACCTCGTCTCCTACCGGAAGGGCGGCCGCGACGTGCTGCTCGTCGCCAACTCCGCCCGGGGGGTCATGAAGGTCGACGCCGGCCCCGCCTCCTCGATCGAGGGGATCACCTCCCCCGTCGAGGACACCGCCGGGCTGGAGTACGAGACCCTCGGCGACCTCGCCGGCGTCGTCCAGCTCGACCGCCTCGACGACACCCACGCCCTCGTCCTGGTCCAGGATGACAGCGGCGCCCAGGACCTCCGCACCATCGAACTGCCCTGA
- the hflX gene encoding GTPase HflX, whose protein sequence is MTEFKSTERKDLRERAILVGILLPDGRYNPEDPLDEIRGLAKTAGLVVVGSLLQKRQQVDIATVVGSGKVEELQGLCEAQEADLVVVDHDLSPSQGRNLEKALGVKVIDRTEVILDIFATHAQTNEARLQVELAQLDYSLPRLKRMWTHLSRYKGGIGVRGPGEKQLETDRRLVEGRIQDLKAKLHKIQARKEREVAAREAVPTVSLVGYTNAGKSTLMNALTGADVLIEDKLFATLDTRTRRWPFAGGGHVLLSDTVGFIRDLPHSLVASFKATLEEASQADLLLHVVDASSPEAEAQIQAVNSVLEEIGLLGHPTILVLNKADRVPDRSFLDVLRAHHDESIVVSAAAGDGLDRLEQAVREALNESALDAEVETAVGNGRVLSYLAQHAMIRGRRYSDDDRVTVDCRLPRRCLGYLAEHGVDVRTDGQRMYA, encoded by the coding sequence TTGACCGAATTCAAGAGCACCGAGCGCAAAGATCTCCGAGAACGGGCCATCCTCGTCGGCATCCTCCTGCCCGACGGCCGGTACAACCCGGAGGACCCCCTCGACGAGATCCGCGGGCTGGCGAAGACGGCGGGCCTGGTCGTCGTCGGTTCCTTGCTCCAGAAGCGGCAGCAGGTCGACATCGCGACGGTCGTCGGCTCCGGCAAGGTCGAGGAGCTGCAGGGGCTCTGCGAGGCCCAGGAGGCCGACCTCGTCGTCGTCGACCACGACCTCAGCCCCTCCCAGGGGAGGAACCTGGAGAAGGCCCTCGGCGTCAAGGTCATCGACCGCACCGAGGTCATCCTCGACATCTTCGCCACCCACGCGCAGACCAACGAGGCCCGGCTCCAGGTCGAGCTCGCCCAGCTCGACTACTCCCTGCCCCGCCTGAAGCGGATGTGGACCCACCTGTCCCGCTACAAGGGGGGCATCGGGGTCCGGGGCCCGGGCGAGAAGCAGCTGGAGACCGACCGCCGGCTGGTCGAGGGCCGCATCCAGGACCTCAAGGCCAAGCTCCACAAGATCCAGGCCCGCAAGGAGCGCGAGGTCGCCGCCCGGGAGGCGGTCCCCACCGTCTCCCTGGTCGGCTACACCAACGCCGGCAAGAGCACGCTCATGAACGCCCTCACCGGCGCCGACGTGCTCATCGAGGACAAGCTCTTCGCCACCCTCGACACCCGGACCCGCCGCTGGCCCTTCGCCGGGGGCGGCCACGTCCTGCTCTCCGACACCGTCGGCTTCATCCGGGACCTGCCCCACTCCCTCGTCGCCTCCTTCAAGGCCACGCTGGAGGAGGCCAGCCAGGCGGATCTGCTGCTGCACGTCGTCGACGCCTCCAGCCCCGAGGCCGAGGCCCAGATCCAGGCGGTCAACTCCGTCCTGGAGGAGATCGGCCTGCTCGGCCACCCGACCATCCTGGTGCTGAACAAGGCCGACCGCGTCCCCGACCGCTCCTTCCTCGACGTGCTCCGCGCCCACCACGACGAGTCGATCGTCGTGAGCGCCGCCGCCGGGGACGGCCTCGACCGCCTGGAGCAGGCCGTCCGGGAGGCCCTCAACGAGTCGGCCCTCGACGCCGAGGTCGAGACCGCCGTCGGCAACGGCCGGGTCCTCTCCTACCTCGCCCAGCATGCGATGATCCGGGGCCGCCGCTACTCCGACGACGACCGCGTCACCGTCGACTGCCGCCTCCCCCGCCGCTGCCTCGGCTACCTCGCCGAGCACGGCGTCGACGTCCGCACCGACGGCCAGCGCATGTACGCCTGA
- a CDS encoding Ig-like domain-containing protein — protein sequence MSLPFALLIAALPPSILQGAGSSGPPLEGPTIRLVGEGFEVSGLALATTRALESADPVPPELFTVSVLGADLPMLGRVRAVGGGLRFEPRYRPRPGTTYRAAFRPALVPGADPDAFPVEAELTIPDPAPAEPARVVAAYPSADVLPENLLRFYLHFSAPMSRGEAYRRIRLVGPDGRAIEAAFLELDEELWDPLGTRLTVLIDPGRIKRGLVPRAELGPVLEPGQRYTLEVDAGWPDAAGRPLASPFRKGFRTGPPDESPPDPGSWALDPPGPGTRDPLVVRFPEPLDHALVGRLLSVTDGDGAPVVGAAEVIEGETAWSFVPDAPWTPGRYRLDAGTDLEDLAGNGIGRPFEVDVFDRVEPRVEAAHVARPFRIGPG from the coding sequence ATGAGCCTGCCATTCGCCCTCCTGATCGCCGCCCTCCCCCCGTCGATCCTCCAGGGTGCCGGGTCATCCGGGCCTCCTCTCGAGGGGCCGACGATCCGGCTCGTCGGGGAGGGGTTCGAGGTCTCGGGGCTCGCCCTGGCTACGACCCGGGCCCTGGAGTCGGCCGATCCGGTGCCGCCGGAACTGTTCACCGTCTCGGTCCTCGGGGCCGACCTGCCGATGCTCGGCCGGGTCCGGGCCGTGGGGGGGGGACTCCGGTTCGAGCCGCGGTATCGGCCCCGGCCCGGGACCACCTACCGGGCCGCCTTCCGCCCCGCCCTGGTCCCCGGCGCCGACCCGGACGCCTTCCCGGTCGAGGCCGAGCTGACCATCCCCGACCCGGCCCCCGCCGAGCCGGCTCGGGTCGTCGCTGCCTACCCCTCCGCCGACGTGCTGCCCGAAAACCTGCTCCGCTTCTACCTCCACTTCTCCGCCCCCATGAGCCGGGGTGAGGCGTACCGGAGGATCCGGCTGGTCGGTCCGGACGGTCGGGCGATCGAGGCGGCCTTCCTGGAGCTGGACGAGGAACTCTGGGATCCGTTGGGCACCCGGCTGACCGTCCTCATCGACCCCGGCCGGATCAAGCGGGGCCTGGTCCCCCGGGCCGAGCTGGGACCGGTGCTGGAACCGGGCCAACGCTACACCCTGGAGGTCGACGCCGGGTGGCCCGATGCCGCCGGTCGACCGCTCGCTTCCCCGTTCCGCAAGGGCTTCCGCACCGGCCCGCCCGACGAATCGCCGCCCGACCCGGGCTCCTGGGCGCTCGACCCGCCGGGTCCCGGCACCCGGGATCCGCTGGTCGTCCGCTTCCCCGAGCCGCTCGACCACGCCCTGGTGGGCCGCCTGCTCTCGGTGACCGACGGCGACGGGGCCCCCGTGGTCGGCGCCGCCGAGGTGATCGAGGGGGAGACCGCCTGGTCGTTCGTCCCCGACGCCCCCTGGACGCCCGGCCGGTATCGGCTCGACGCGGGGACGGACCTGGAGGACCTCGCCGGCAACGGCATCGGCCGGCCGTTCGAGGTGGACGTCTTCGACCGGGTCGAGCCCCGTGTCGAGGCCGCCCACGTCGCCCGCCCCTTCCGGATCGGCCCCGGCTGA
- a CDS encoding glycosyltransferase family 4 protein produces MVGSSAGSGSRPRVLLLSSAASPELVSIHLEGWALARALAGVADVHLVTHVMNRDAIRRAGLVEGTDFSTIDAERVSRAASKVAAMLGGSSGKGWTAVSAVSALTYPYYERLVWEAFRDRLAAGEFQVVHRHTPLSPTKPSWISGKVARLGIPMVFGPINGGLPWPRAFDRVRRQEREWLSYVRGLHKLQPGSRSTWAAASAILAGSINAWGQFERAHREKLVYVPENAVDPNRFGRRRSRSASRPVRCVFVGRLVPYKGADMLLEAAAPLLRDGSVRVDVVGDGPQMPELRAMAAREGIEGGVTFHGWVEHAKVADRLVESDLFTFPSIREFGGAVALEAMAVGLVPMVVAYGGPGELVTDETGYLIPLGDRPSIVARLREALTGVVADPSRVDEKAKAAVARVERLFTWEAKARQIEQVYRWVLGAGPKPVFPMPLE; encoded by the coding sequence ATGGTCGGATCGTCGGCGGGGAGTGGGTCGAGGCCCCGGGTGCTGCTGCTCTCCTCGGCGGCGAGCCCGGAGCTGGTGAGCATCCACCTGGAGGGCTGGGCGCTGGCCCGGGCGCTGGCCGGGGTGGCGGACGTGCACCTCGTGACCCACGTGATGAATCGGGACGCGATCCGCCGGGCGGGCCTGGTCGAGGGAACGGACTTCTCGACGATCGACGCGGAGCGGGTGTCGAGGGCGGCGAGCAAGGTCGCCGCGATGCTCGGCGGCTCCTCGGGCAAGGGCTGGACGGCCGTCTCGGCGGTGTCGGCGCTGACCTATCCCTACTACGAGCGGCTGGTCTGGGAGGCGTTCCGCGACCGCCTGGCCGCCGGGGAGTTCCAGGTCGTCCACCGCCACACCCCGCTGAGCCCGACGAAGCCGAGCTGGATCTCCGGCAAGGTGGCCCGGCTGGGGATCCCGATGGTCTTCGGGCCGATCAACGGCGGCCTGCCCTGGCCGAGGGCCTTCGACCGGGTCCGGAGGCAGGAGCGGGAGTGGCTCTCCTACGTCCGGGGCCTGCACAAGCTCCAGCCGGGGAGCCGGTCGACCTGGGCGGCGGCCTCGGCGATCCTGGCCGGGTCGATCAACGCCTGGGGGCAGTTCGAGCGCGCGCACCGGGAGAAGCTCGTGTACGTGCCCGAGAACGCCGTCGATCCGAACCGGTTCGGGCGGCGGCGGTCCCGATCGGCGAGCCGCCCGGTGCGCTGCGTATTCGTCGGCCGGCTCGTCCCCTACAAGGGGGCCGACATGCTGCTGGAGGCGGCGGCCCCGCTGCTCCGGGACGGGTCGGTGCGGGTGGACGTCGTCGGCGACGGGCCCCAGATGCCCGAGCTGCGGGCGATGGCCGCCCGGGAGGGGATCGAAGGGGGCGTGACCTTCCACGGCTGGGTCGAGCACGCGAAGGTGGCCGACCGGCTGGTCGAGTCGGACCTGTTCACCTTCCCGAGCATCCGGGAGTTCGGCGGCGCGGTGGCGCTGGAGGCGATGGCCGTGGGACTGGTGCCGATGGTGGTCGCCTACGGCGGGCCGGGTGAACTGGTGACGGACGAGACCGGCTACCTGATCCCCCTGGGGGACCGGCCGTCGATCGTCGCCCGGCTCCGGGAGGCGCTGACGGGGGTGGTGGCCGACCCGTCACGGGTCGACGAGAAGGCGAAGGCGGCGGTGGCCCGGGTCGAACGGCTGTTCACCTGGGAGGCGAAGGCCAGGCAGATCGAGCAGGTCTACCGCTGGGTGCTCGGGGCCGGCCCGAAGCCGGTCTTCCCGATGCCGCTGGAATGA
- a CDS encoding DUF1737 domain-containing protein has protein sequence MHYHICEAKSAKGLREEVSRLLAKGWRPLGGVATVNSSNSGNWWYFQAMMLLGDDAGTSYDQDEAFALSDLELA, from the coding sequence ATGCATTACCACATCTGCGAGGCGAAGTCCGCGAAGGGACTCCGGGAAGAGGTCTCCCGGCTCCTGGCCAAGGGCTGGCGGCCGCTCGGCGGCGTCGCCACGGTCAACTCGAGTAACTCCGGGAACTGGTGGTACTTCCAGGCGATGATGCTCCTGGGCGATGATGCGGGCACCTCCTACGACCAGGATGAGGCATTCGCCCTGAGCGACCTGGAACTCGCCTGA